In Thermodesulfobacteriota bacterium, the following are encoded in one genomic region:
- the cdhB gene encoding CO dehydrogenase/acetyl-CoA synthase complex subunit epsilon → MSQLSPIIPYHRVNTLTGTRTARTLEDPKDIVRQIKKAKRPLFVLGPIATKVSLGDKLLIEYCIDIAKAGNIPICATATTKAKLLEYGVKPDSVYDTVEIINALKDPEWKGVKGEGNHDLVIFLGIRSDLANQGLSTLKHFAPHLSTLTLCKYYHPHADYSLPNIFKDEKWKAILDGVIENLKSEQQ, encoded by the coding sequence ATGAGTCAGCTTTCACCTATAATCCCTTACCACAGGGTTAATACCCTGACAGGTACAAGGACCGCAAGGACGCTCGAAGACCCAAAAGACATAGTGAGACAGATAAAGAAGGCTAAAAGACCGCTCTTCGTTCTTGGCCCAATAGCTACAAAGGTGAGCCTTGGAGACAAACTTTTAATAGAGTACTGCATAGATATAGCAAAAGCCGGTAACATTCCAATTTGCGCCACAGCAACCACTAAGGCAAAACTCTTAGAGTACGGTGTAAAACCGGACAGCGTCTATGACACGGTGGAGATTATTAATGCTTTAAAGGATCCCGAGTGGAAGGGAGTGAAAGGAGAAGGGAATCACGATCTTGTGATCTTCCTTGGAATAAGGAGCGATTTAGCAAACCAGGGGCTTTCGACTCTCAAACATTTTGCTCCCCATCTTTCTACTCTCACCTTATGTAAGTACTATCATCCGCATGCGGATTATTCGTTGCCGAACATATTTAAAGACGAAAAGTGGAAGGCAATCCTTGACGGCGTTATTGAGAATTTAAAATCAGAACAACAATAA
- the nuoE gene encoding NADH-quinone oxidoreductase subunit NuoE, protein MKKKEEQPSSGSKIIETLIRIQKDFGYLPEEKLKEVATLFGVPESQIWGVATFYNVFRLKPKGKTHIKICMGTACHLSGGERVLEAAERELKITVGDTTPDLRFSLERVACIGCCMLAPVVVVDGKVYPRMSPLKFEELLIGLGEKGSD, encoded by the coding sequence ATGAAAAAAAAGGAGGAACAGCCAAGTAGCGGCTCAAAAATTATAGAGACCCTAATTCGGATTCAAAAGGATTTCGGATACTTACCTGAGGAAAAGCTAAAAGAGGTAGCAACCCTTTTCGGCGTACCAGAATCTCAGATTTGGGGGGTTGCTACCTTTTATAATGTCTTTCGGTTAAAACCCAAAGGTAAAACACACATAAAGATCTGCATGGGTACTGCATGCCATCTTTCTGGCGGAGAGCGAGTTTTAGAGGCTGCTGAAAGGGAGCTCAAAATTACGGTTGGCGATACAACTCCGGATCTTAGATTCAGTCTCGAAAGAGTAGCATGCATTGGCTGTTGTATGCTAGCCCCAGTCGTTGTTGTAGACGGGAAAGTTTATCCTAGAATGTCTCCTCTAAAATTCGAAGAACTGCTCATAGGACTTGGGGAAAAAGGATCGGATTGA
- a CDS encoding SLBB domain-containing protein, whose amino-acid sequence MRFEKIKREAERYVKDLSLRTHILVGTPTCGKAAGADEVVRELSSELKRRGIEIPVLEVGCMGLCFAEPLVLIFKPGSFNVVYRNVDSSSVRRLVEGYIEGDDPCLELALGTIEFDEEGAPIIPELKRFEFEKRILLRRCGIVDPTNIMHYIGVGGYSALEKTLHLPREMVIDEIKKSELRGRGGAGFPTGIKWEECAKMQDEPKYVICNADEGDPGAFMDRIILESDPHQMLEGMIIAGYAVNANEGFIYVRAEYQRALEMVRRAKDDAERLGILGKSVMGTEFSFNIQVIEGAGAFVAGEETGLIFAIEGKRSEPRFRPPYPSERGLFGKPTLVDNVKTFSYVPWIIENGWEKFYSIGTEKSKGTAIFTLAGKVKEPGLTEVPMGVTLNTLVYEVAGGPREGKRIKAIQIGGPSGGCIPSSLFHLPVDYDAFLSSGSMMGSGGMIFMDEDDCVVDMARFFLDFIQKESCGKCTMCRIGTLQLFYLLDKITKGEAETQDLTKLKELAEDVKIGSLCGLGRSAPNPILTTLRYFYDEYVAHVEEKKCPALVCKSLIAYFIIPEKCDRACEHCKLTCPVEAVGGNKGEPKYIIQEKCVKCGTCLNVCPPEYSAVIKVSPIKKLKELEIQNYRKE is encoded by the coding sequence TTGAGATTCGAGAAGATAAAAAGAGAAGCGGAAAGGTACGTTAAAGACCTAAGCCTTAGAACACATATCCTAGTCGGCACACCTACGTGTGGAAAAGCAGCTGGAGCAGATGAGGTAGTCCGTGAATTATCAAGCGAACTAAAAAGAAGAGGCATAGAGATACCGGTCCTGGAAGTTGGTTGTATGGGACTTTGCTTTGCCGAGCCTCTCGTTTTAATTTTCAAGCCCGGGTCTTTTAACGTGGTATACAGAAATGTGGATTCGAGTTCAGTGAGAAGACTGGTGGAAGGTTACATTGAAGGAGATGATCCGTGCCTTGAACTTGCTCTTGGAACGATAGAATTTGACGAGGAAGGAGCTCCAATAATACCAGAACTTAAACGGTTCGAATTTGAAAAGAGGATTCTTCTTAGAAGATGTGGGATTGTAGACCCCACAAACATTATGCACTACATAGGCGTTGGTGGATATAGCGCATTAGAAAAAACACTTCATCTTCCCAGAGAAATGGTAATCGATGAGATAAAAAAGTCAGAACTTAGAGGAAGAGGCGGGGCCGGTTTTCCAACCGGTATAAAATGGGAAGAATGTGCAAAAATGCAGGATGAGCCAAAATACGTGATATGCAACGCGGATGAAGGCGATCCTGGTGCATTTATGGACAGGATAATTTTGGAAAGCGATCCTCATCAGATGCTGGAAGGGATGATTATTGCCGGATATGCGGTGAACGCCAATGAAGGTTTCATATACGTTAGAGCAGAATACCAACGTGCATTGGAAATGGTAAGAAGGGCAAAAGACGATGCGGAAAGGTTAGGGATACTTGGAAAAAGTGTAATGGGAACCGAATTTTCTTTCAACATTCAAGTGATAGAAGGGGCGGGAGCATTCGTTGCTGGGGAGGAGACGGGACTTATTTTCGCGATTGAGGGGAAACGGAGTGAGCCAAGATTTAGACCTCCTTACCCTTCTGAAAGAGGACTTTTCGGAAAGCCCACGTTGGTGGACAATGTTAAAACGTTTTCCTACGTTCCCTGGATAATTGAGAATGGGTGGGAGAAATTCTATTCTATTGGGACGGAAAAGAGCAAAGGGACCGCTATTTTTACTCTGGCGGGAAAAGTGAAAGAACCTGGACTTACTGAGGTTCCGATGGGTGTCACTCTCAATACACTTGTATACGAAGTAGCCGGGGGACCGAGAGAAGGAAAAAGGATTAAGGCTATCCAGATTGGGGGTCCGTCAGGAGGTTGTATACCAAGCTCTCTCTTTCATCTTCCCGTCGATTACGATGCCTTTCTCTCCTCCGGCTCAATGATGGGGTCTGGCGGAATGATTTTTATGGACGAGGATGATTGTGTTGTCGACATGGCAAGGTTCTTTTTGGATTTTATCCAGAAGGAATCCTGCGGAAAGTGTACGATGTGCAGAATAGGTACGCTTCAACTTTTTTACCTCCTTGATAAAATAACAAAAGGAGAAGCCGAGACCCAGGATTTGACAAAGCTCAAAGAACTGGCAGAGGATGTGAAAATCGGCTCCCTATGTGGGCTCGGTAGGTCCGCACCAAATCCTATTCTTACCACTTTGCGCTACTTTTATGATGAATACGTGGCTCATGTAGAAGAAAAAAAGTGTCCTGCTTTAGTTTGTAAAAGTCTCATCGCTTATTTTATAATACCCGAGAAGTGTGATAGGGCCTGTGAGCACTGTAAACTTACGTGTCCTGTTGAGGCGGTGGGTGGTAATAAGGGAGAACCGAAGTATATTATCCAAGAGAAGTGCGTTAAGTGTGGCACATGTCTTAACGTTTGTCCACCTGAGTATAGTGCGGTGATCAAGGTCTCACCCATAAAAAAGCTAAAAGAGCTAGAAATACAAAACTACAGAAAGGAGTAA
- a CDS encoding DUF3786 domain-containing protein, which translates to MILYENITEEAFGLAIKMAQEKLAKMDVEDICSRTGSKKIDEERIMVSYLNNPYRVEIKTGRILDGDGNETLPLRDRIILLHYLTDAKGSPETGKLITYAQIEGGRFYFPVFHKRTVEPMVRFFSSDPEKLLEVSKTLGGQRERYGDLSISLFPLPLVRMYMILWKGDEDVPPNGNILFDKNITDYLCAEDIAVLTEIVTWKLIKSAKEK; encoded by the coding sequence ATGATACTTTATGAAAACATCACAGAAGAGGCTTTTGGACTCGCCATAAAGATGGCGCAGGAAAAACTTGCGAAAATGGATGTTGAGGATATTTGCTCGAGAACTGGATCTAAAAAGATCGACGAGGAAAGGATCATGGTCTCTTATCTTAATAACCCGTATCGGGTGGAGATAAAGACCGGAAGGATATTGGATGGAGACGGAAATGAGACACTTCCTCTAAGGGATAGAATAATTCTCCTTCACTACCTTACTGATGCAAAAGGTTCTCCGGAGACAGGCAAACTCATAACGTACGCTCAGATCGAAGGAGGAAGATTCTATTTCCCAGTCTTTCACAAAAGGACGGTAGAGCCGATGGTGAGGTTTTTTTCTTCAGACCCTGAAAAGCTCCTTGAGGTCTCAAAGACTTTGGGAGGTCAAAGGGAAAGATACGGAGATCTGTCAATTTCGCTTTTCCCGTTACCTCTCGTTAGAATGTACATGATCCTGTGGAAAGGGGATGAAGATGTGCCTCCAAATGGCAACATCTTATTCGATAAAAACATAACGGACTATCTTTGTGCTGAAGACATTGCGGTGCTCACAGAAATAGTGACTTGGAAACTCATCAAATCAGCAAAAGAAAAGTAG
- the acsC gene encoding acetyl-CoA decarbonylase/synthase complex subunit gamma, whose protein sequence is MPASGSEIVKLLPGRKPCKDCGFPTCFAFAMKLATGGVTPDKCPHLSEEAKAKLEDMLAPAIKLVTIGTGENKVEVGNEEVIYRHEKTYLHPPGIGILVSDLEPEGKIEEKVRKVSDFKFPWVGLTLKAEMVALFNESKERERFLNLCKKVASLTDKALIVISEDVDTLFAARDLLYERRPLLYPIDKEKIEIAIPKLKEKPVPVGVRANSVEELIPLTKKLKEYGVDDALLDPGSMDVLGAIRDQTFIRRAAIKQGFRPLGYPTIAFPCFMAKDGGLEEILIASVFVVKFASVIVLSDFDEHTLLPLLVQRLNIYTDPRFPMAVEEKYYEIGEPDEYSPVLVTSNWALTYFIVSSAIEATKVPSFLCVKDTDGLGVLTGWAAGKFTGDSVASMIKKSGIEARVRHRKLVIPGRVARIKGELEDALPGWEVVVGPREATGIGAFLPEFAKTLRK, encoded by the coding sequence ATGCCCGCATCAGGGTCGGAAATTGTAAAACTTCTTCCTGGAAGGAAGCCATGCAAAGATTGCGGCTTCCCCACATGTTTTGCATTTGCCATGAAGTTGGCAACAGGTGGTGTTACCCCTGATAAATGTCCTCATCTTTCGGAAGAAGCTAAGGCTAAACTCGAGGACATGCTTGCTCCAGCAATAAAACTGGTCACAATCGGAACCGGAGAAAATAAGGTGGAAGTAGGAAACGAAGAGGTTATATACAGACACGAAAAGACGTACCTTCATCCACCTGGTATCGGAATCCTTGTTTCAGATTTAGAGCCTGAAGGGAAAATTGAAGAAAAGGTAAGAAAGGTTTCGGATTTTAAGTTTCCCTGGGTTGGTCTCACTCTAAAAGCTGAGATGGTTGCCCTTTTTAACGAGTCCAAAGAGAGAGAAAGGTTTCTCAATCTTTGCAAAAAGGTTGCAAGTCTAACGGACAAGGCACTCATTGTGATCTCAGAGGATGTCGATACGCTTTTTGCGGCAAGGGATTTGCTTTACGAAAGAAGACCTCTCCTTTACCCGATTGACAAAGAAAAAATTGAGATCGCCATACCTAAACTCAAAGAGAAGCCAGTTCCGGTTGGTGTCCGGGCAAACTCGGTGGAAGAACTTATTCCTCTTACAAAAAAGCTGAAAGAGTACGGTGTAGATGACGCTCTTCTGGATCCCGGATCAATGGATGTACTCGGCGCTATAAGGGATCAGACGTTCATACGGAGGGCTGCCATTAAGCAAGGATTTAGACCTTTGGGCTATCCTACTATTGCTTTCCCATGCTTTATGGCAAAGGACGGAGGCCTTGAGGAAATACTTATAGCATCTGTCTTCGTAGTAAAGTTTGCGTCTGTCATAGTGCTTTCCGATTTTGATGAACACACTCTCCTTCCTTTGCTTGTTCAGCGGCTCAACATCTATACGGATCCTAGGTTCCCAATGGCTGTGGAGGAAAAGTACTATGAGATTGGAGAGCCTGACGAATACTCTCCGGTACTTGTGACTTCGAACTGGGCGCTTACGTATTTCATAGTTTCATCGGCCATAGAGGCCACAAAGGTGCCATCCTTCCTCTGCGTTAAAGACACTGATGGTCTTGGAGTTCTCACGGGATGGGCAGCAGGGAAGTTTACCGGAGATTCAGTGGCCAGTATGATTAAAAAGAGTGGGATTGAAGCAAGAGTTAGGCACAGAAAACTCGTAATACCGGGAAGGGTTGCCCGGATCAAGGGCGAACTTGAAGACGCGCTTCCCGGCTGGGAAGTCGTTGTCGGACCGAGGGAAGCAACCGGTATAGGTGCATTTCTACCTGAGTTTGCCAAGACGTTAAGGAAATGA
- a CDS encoding AAA family ATPase: MAQINVVTGRGGAGKSTFTALFARFVKVERLLLIDLDPDSSLPKMVGADLERNGKVTVSEALYDIMVKDRKDDAPKLIEERLKDGSIIYKAEKFHLVTLGTKLAPGCYCLPDEMIKDMIQKLRKDYDMVLVDSPAGLEHLNRKVTPDIDDLFVILDPSEKSLKHIERIKRVIRGVRINYKNFYLVANYRFTDETIGSLKGSGEALLGRIYFDENVRTFNLEGKSLFLLPEDSPASRSVKQILLEARYDTL, from the coding sequence ATGGCCCAAATAAACGTAGTGACTGGAAGAGGTGGAGCCGGAAAATCTACTTTTACAGCACTCTTTGCCAGATTCGTAAAGGTGGAAAGACTCCTCCTTATCGATCTGGATCCGGATTCTAGTCTTCCCAAAATGGTTGGAGCAGATCTTGAAAGAAATGGAAAAGTTACAGTTTCTGAAGCTTTGTACGATATAATGGTCAAAGATAGGAAGGATGACGCACCTAAACTTATTGAGGAGAGGTTGAAGGATGGTTCGATCATTTACAAAGCAGAGAAATTCCATTTGGTAACTTTAGGAACAAAACTCGCTCCTGGATGCTACTGCCTACCCGATGAAATGATCAAAGATATGATTCAAAAACTCAGAAAAGATTACGATATGGTTCTAGTAGATTCTCCTGCGGGTCTCGAACATTTAAATAGAAAAGTCACACCTGACATTGACGATCTTTTTGTCATCCTTGATCCGTCCGAGAAGTCTCTAAAACACATAGAGAGGATAAAGAGAGTAATAAGGGGTGTTCGGATAAATTACAAGAATTTCTACCTTGTTGCCAATTACAGGTTCACCGATGAAACGATCGGGTCCCTAAAAGGTTCGGGTGAAGCTCTTCTTGGAAGAATTTATTTCGATGAAAATGTAAGAACCTTCAACCTTGAGGGAAAGTCCTTATTTTTACTTCCTGAAGATTCGCCAGCATCCCGATCGGTAAAGCAAATTCTTTTGGAGGCAAGATATGATACTTTATGA
- the cdhC gene encoding CO dehydrogenase/CO-methylating acetyl-CoA synthase complex subunit beta has protein sequence MEFHLDIGPQYEGEVIRKDNLFMEFGGPKAEVKFELATIKSPEEIEHEKVELIGPDISELEPYDPETDKGGSYPIAILIDVAGSDLDKDAEPIIERKIHMYTNFIEGFYHMNQRQDVWIRISRDAHKKGFNSLKELGHIYNFLFTSEMPIIEKIQTTIITDPEKIKELLPEALKRYQERDERARRIKDEDVDTFYGCVLCQSFAPTHMCVIAPNRIANCGAINWFDGRAASKIDPEGPIFAIPKGELLDEVRGEYEGVNKVVEEKSLGTYNRVYLYSAFGYPHTSCGCFQAIVFYIPEVDAFGIVHREYKGPTVLGITFTKMAGETSGGKQIEGRLGTGLEQLRSPKFLQADGGLARIVWMPKEVKERYKDVLIEKGLYDKIATEEDVKNVDELVEFLEKVGHPWVKGEVQLPA, from the coding sequence ATGGAATTCCACCTAGACATAGGACCACAATACGAAGGCGAAGTAATAAGAAAGGACAATCTTTTTATGGAGTTTGGCGGTCCAAAGGCTGAAGTCAAGTTTGAGCTCGCAACCATTAAGAGTCCTGAAGAGATAGAGCATGAGAAGGTTGAGCTTATAGGTCCAGATATAAGCGAACTTGAACCATATGATCCGGAAACGGACAAGGGTGGATCCTATCCTATTGCCATACTCATAGATGTTGCCGGTTCGGATCTGGACAAAGACGCAGAACCAATAATTGAGCGGAAGATCCACATGTACACAAACTTCATAGAAGGTTTTTACCACATGAACCAGAGACAGGATGTCTGGATAAGGATATCTAGGGATGCGCATAAAAAGGGATTCAACTCCCTCAAAGAACTGGGTCATATATACAACTTCCTATTCACATCGGAAATGCCTATCATAGAGAAGATTCAGACAACTATAATCACTGACCCAGAAAAGATAAAAGAACTTTTACCTGAGGCTTTAAAGAGGTACCAGGAGAGGGACGAGAGGGCAAGACGGATAAAAGATGAAGATGTGGATACGTTTTACGGATGCGTTCTCTGTCAGAGTTTTGCACCAACCCATATGTGCGTTATCGCTCCCAATAGAATCGCAAACTGTGGTGCTATAAACTGGTTCGATGGTAGGGCAGCTTCAAAGATTGATCCCGAGGGTCCAATCTTCGCTATTCCTAAAGGTGAGCTACTCGATGAGGTGAGAGGAGAATACGAGGGAGTAAATAAGGTTGTAGAAGAAAAATCGCTTGGAACATACAACCGGGTGTACCTTTACAGTGCCTTCGGATATCCACACACATCCTGTGGGTGCTTCCAGGCCATAGTCTTCTACATTCCAGAGGTCGACGCATTTGGAATAGTTCACAGGGAATACAAGGGTCCTACGGTACTTGGCATAACATTTACTAAAATGGCTGGAGAGACTTCTGGAGGAAAACAGATCGAGGGCAGACTCGGTACAGGGCTCGAACAGCTAAGGTCTCCTAAGTTCTTACAGGCAGATGGTGGGCTTGCAAGGATAGTATGGATGCCTAAAGAGGTGAAAGAGAGATATAAGGACGTTCTGATCGAGAAAGGGCTTTACGATAAGATAGCTACCGAGGAAGATGTAAAAAACGTGGATGAACTTGTGGAGTTCTTAGAGAAAGTTGGCCATCCATGGGTGAAAGGTGAAGTTCAGCTACCGGCTTAG
- a CDS encoding AAA family ATPase — translation MARKIVVTGRGGSGKSTFVALISRFLSKPSLLIDLDPDLSLADMLGIDLEKEKKRTVIEVLYDVVDERKRGGDPLVPVEDKFKGLIWTEALYEGRGFDLIVLGTKDMEGCYCFPDHLMRKTISDLVKNYKNVVIDSPAGLEHLNRNIVSEIDYLFVIIDPSEKSIAHIKRVKEIAKEVGIKYANFNVVGNYMFTESDEKFFEDKNLSYIGRIEYDRTVEELNLKGESLRSIPDDSPAVISAKKILEKARLI, via the coding sequence ATGGCCCGTAAAATAGTTGTAACAGGAAGGGGTGGATCTGGAAAGTCCACATTCGTTGCTTTGATAAGCAGATTTCTGAGTAAGCCATCCCTTCTTATCGATCTCGATCCTGACCTCTCTCTTGCAGATATGCTGGGGATAGATTTGGAGAAGGAAAAGAAAAGAACGGTGATAGAAGTACTCTATGATGTTGTTGACGAAAGGAAAAGAGGTGGAGACCCCCTAGTCCCGGTCGAGGATAAATTTAAGGGACTTATCTGGACAGAAGCTCTTTACGAGGGCCGTGGATTCGATCTTATCGTTCTTGGAACTAAGGATATGGAGGGTTGCTACTGTTTTCCGGACCACCTTATGAGAAAGACTATTTCGGATCTTGTGAAAAATTACAAAAATGTTGTTATTGATTCTCCAGCGGGATTGGAGCACCTAAACAGAAATATTGTATCTGAAATAGACTATCTTTTCGTTATTATTGACCCTTCGGAGAAGTCAATAGCCCATATAAAGAGGGTAAAAGAGATAGCAAAAGAGGTTGGCATCAAATACGCAAACTTCAATGTTGTTGGCAATTACATGTTCACGGAGTCAGATGAAAAGTTTTTTGAAGATAAGAATTTGTCCTATATTGGAAGGATAGAGTACGACAGGACAGTGGAAGAGCTAAATCTTAAAGGGGAGTCTTTAAGATCAATTCCTGACGACTCGCCTGCGGTTATATCCGCAAAAAAGATATTAGAGAAAGCGAGGTTGATCTGA